In Onthophagus taurus isolate NC chromosome 6, IU_Otau_3.0, whole genome shotgun sequence, a genomic segment contains:
- the LOC111424773 gene encoding 1-acyl-sn-glycerol-3-phosphate acyltransferase gamma-like has protein sequence MMDMKKLQTLKRSRLIQLCFAITFFTSGIIVNFVQCILYLTLHKINKRLYRKLNWYCCYSIYSQLVFMCDWWSGSEVILYANQKDFDNYWGKEHAYCVMNHSYEIDWLVGWMLCDRIHMLGNCKAYAKRVIQYMPVLGWCWKFSEFVFLERSFEKDRETIRKQVTELSEHPDPMWLLLFPEGTRFTEKKHAISLEFAREKNLPQLKHHLLPRTKGFVASLPSMVGKVPAVYDIELAFKENDTGRPTMTGLLLGYPVTAHLYMKRIPMEDIPATEEEQEEFLRQLFIEKDKLKESFINTGDFFETSGIEKTAVIKLPRRVNSLVNIAVWFVVILCPIGYSLIKLLFSGELLYFSIGMSIIGIFFVLLNKTIGMSKISKGSSYGANSPKKVD, from the exons atGATGGATATGAAGAAACTTCAGACGTTGAAACGGTCCAGGCTTATACAACTATGTTTCGCTATCACATTTTTCACGTCAggaattattgtaaattttgtacaatgtattttatatttaacattacACAAAATCAACAAGAGATTATACAGGAAGCTTAATTGGTATTGTTGTTATAGTATATACTCAC AATTAGTATTTATGTGTGATTGGTGGTCTGGATCGGAAGTTATCCTTTACGCAAACCAAAAAGATTTCGATAATTATTGGGGTAAAGAACATGCTTATTGCGTTATGAATCATTCGTACGAAATCGATTGGCTCGTTGGGTGGATGCTTTGTGATCGGATACATATGTTAggg aACTGTAAGGCGTATGCTAAAAGAGTTATTCAATACATGCCGGTTTTGGGATGGTGTTGGAAATTCTCAgagtttgtttttcttgaaCGTTCATTTGAAAAAGATAGAGAAACTATTAGGAAACAAGTTACTGAATTATCTGAACACCCTGATCCTATGTGG ttattattatttccggAAGGTACAAGATTTACGGAAAAAAAGCACGCGATTTCTTTAGAGTTTGCGCGCGAGAAAAATTTACCTCAATTAAAACACCATCTCCTTCCAAGAACGAAAGGTTTCGTAGCTAGTTTACCGTCCATGGTCGGAAAAGTACCCGCTGTTTACGATATTGAGCTTGCTTTCAAAGAAAATGACACGGGAAGGCCGACGATGACGGGTTTGTTGTTGGGTTATCCAGTTACGGCGCATTTGTATATGAAACGGATTCCGATGGAGGATATTCCAGCGACTGAGGAAGAACAAGAAGAGTTTTTGAGACAATTATTCATTGAAAAggataaattaaaagagagTTTTATAAACACAGGCGATTTCTTCGAAACTTCCGGTATCGAAAAGACTGCTGTAATAAAATTACCAAGGCGAGTAAATTCTTTGGTGAATATCGCCGTTTGGTTCGTCGTTATTCTCTGTCCAATTGGATATTctttaattaagttattatttagCGGGGAGTTGTTGTATTTTTCAATTGGAATGAGTATTATTGGTAtat
- the LOC111424889 gene encoding general odorant-binding protein 70: MFKVICVIIFFAGLSVSTINAQIQKCKVPPSAPKNIEKVINKCQDEIRLAILSEALSVFNFDEILREDANKTETTTKSFKTISRSKRQVFTDEETKIAGCLLHCVYRRMGALNEVGFPTIEGLVNLYAQGVKDRGYLLATLRSVATCLTDAKAKYVKTIESLQENGKTCAVAYDVFNCVSDRIGEYCGQSP; encoded by the exons atgtttaaagtaatttgtgttattatttttttcgcgGGGTTGAGTGTTTCAACAATTAATGCAcag attcaaaaatgtaaagttcCTCCATCAGCACCAAAGAACATCGAGAAAGTGATCAATAAGTGTCAAGATGAGATTCGTTTGGCAATTCTCTCCG aAGCTTTAAGTGTCTTTAATTTCGATGAAATTCTTCGAGAAGATGCTAACAAGACTGAAACAACAACGAAAAGCTTTAAAACAATTTCGAGGTCAAAACGTCAAGTTTTTACGGATGAAGAAACTAAAATAGCTGGG tgTCTTTTGCATTGTGTTTATAGAAGAATGGGTGCC ttgaaCGAAGTCGGTTTTCCCACAATTGAAGGATTAGTTAATCTTTACGCCCAAGGAGTAAAAGATAGAGGTTATCTTTTGGCCACTTTACGTTCTGTTGCTACCTGCTTAACCGATGCCAAAGCTAAATATGTAAAAACTATTGAGTCTTTGCAAG aGAATGGAAAAACTTGTGCTGTGGCTTATGATGTTTTCAACTGCGTTTCGGATAGAATTGGAGAATATTGTGGTCAATCAccgtaa
- the LOC111424820 gene encoding uncharacterized protein — protein sequence MRWNNLLVIINFLLVKKTFSAESDYNIVQSDGSFDFRYDNPDSFHESHGNRNNVVKGVFGGRSPATGGIDSIEYTAGKRGFRPRGKNVVRKYDLGQTPVGPIGNKDDRYFDPYEDPSYNFQFNTPTYTRKEGANRLGDVKGTYSFFDDVGERHDVEYIAGKNTGFHVKTPHPDSNLNAFRQPYFQDPRKPYLRGRSFVQRGLDGSYRFAHVGRDQRRTETSDAVGNVRGSYTYRDDKGVQHSVHYIAGPNIGYRVLKNVKGPHLPTFYPFNSPDIVPPDFYDQKDADLEVFTEAASSYVTPPANRDGDYYPDNTNQVDINQSTKRPSTLTPTGDEDEELFNDFFANGKPGGAKRPQNRPTATRPNFGTTKRPGFITSTEKPDYGTPTEHPTTTGRPPFGFAETGRPDLDEDAAFDAGFGSNTGTRKPTFSTKRPSYNTGGPNYSTGRPSFTTTRPNFMTGRPSFTTKRPNYNTGKPDSDTSISVTSSGRPPTTFRPSSSFRPSSTFKPTTSHDLFPSTSTGFQQRPTTSRPIGGRPRPTIDDGLGLGEEDDEDIFGSNKPKPSSFSTSSGRPQPTSPTYSRPSSSRPGSTRPTSPEEEKPLLQFDLTEVEKGKFHTLVTNLGETLFTVPPGVSVRAHVQNIDLIPIFARSPSPSEQYNSEIDDEQENAETSNAPIAVIKSTINSAPSTTSIPSTTKKSVNTRTARPDLKEKDDDEDDDDDIDIF from the exons atgagGTGGAACAATTTATTggtgattattaattttttgttggtgaAAAAGACATTTTCAGCGGAAAGTGATTACAACATAGTACAAAGTGATGGTTCTTTCGATTTTCGGTACGATAACCCGGATTCGTTCCATGAAAGTCACGGGAATAGGAATAACGTTGTTAAAGGTGTTTTTGGGGGGAGAAGCCCCGCAACAG GAGGAATTGATTCCATCGAATACACAGCAGGAAAAAGAGGTTTTAGACCAAGAGGAAAAAACGTTGTTAGAAAATACGATCTTGGCCAAACTCCCGTTGGTCCAATTGGTAATAAAGACGATCGTTATTTTGATCCTTATGAGGATCCTagttataattttcaatttaacacacCGACTTATACCAGAAAAGAAG gtGCAAATAGATTAGGAGATGTAAAAGGGACTTATTCGTTTTTTGATGATGTTGGTGAACGGCACGATGTGGAATACATAGCAGGAAAAAATACAGGATTTCACGTAAAAACACCTCACCCCGATTCAAATTTAAACGCATTTAGACAACCTTATTTCCAAGATCCACGAAAACCCTATTTGAGAGGGCGAAGTTTTGTACAACGAGGTTTAGATGGAAGTTATCGTTTTGCGCACGTTGGGCGAGATCAAAGAAGAACAGAAACGAGCGATGCTGTAGGAAACGTACGCGGATCATACACTTATCGAGACGATAAAGGAGTTCAACACTCAGTACATTACATAGCGGGGCCTAATATAGGATACAGAGTCTTGAAGAACGTTAAAGGCCCTCATCTCCCAACTTTTTATCCGTTTAATTCTCCAGATATCGTCCCGCCGGATTTTTACGACCAAAAAGATGCTGATTTAGAAGTTTTCACGGAAGCAGCTAGTTCTTATGTGACGCCTCCCGCAAATCGGGATGGTGATTATTATCCGGATAATACAAATCAAGTCGATATCAATCAAAGCACAAAAAGACCAAGTACTCTTACACCAACAGGGGATGAAGATGaagaattatttaatgatttctttGCTAATGGCAAACCTGGAGGAGCTAAAAGACCTCAAAATAGACCAACAGCAACAAGACCAAATTTTGGAACCACGAAAAGACCCGGATTCATAACTAGCACCGAAAAACCAGATTATGGAACCCCAACTGAGCATCCAACAACAACGGGAAGACCTCCTTTTGGATTTGCAGAAACTGGAAGACCGGATTTAGATGAAGATGCTGCTTTTGACGCAGGATTTGGGTCAAATACTGGTACAAGAAAACctacttttagtacaaaaagaCCAAGTTATAATACAGGAGGGCCTAATTATAGCACAGGAAGGCCAAGTTTTACTACAACAAGACCTAATTTTATGACAGGAAGACCTAGCTTTACTACAAAAAGACCTAATTATAACACAGGAAAACCTGATTCTGACACAAGTATTAGTGTAACAAGTTCAGGGAGACCACCAACAACTTTTAGACCATCTTCAAGTTTTAGACCATCATCAACGTTTAAACCAACAACATCCCACGATTTATTTCCATCAACAAGTACGGGATTTCAACAAAGACCGACTACCTCACGCCCAATAGGAGGCAGACCAAGACCGACAATCGATGATGGATTAGGACTAGGGGAAGAAGATGACGAAGATATTTTTGGTTCAAACAAACCAAAACCATCATCATTTTCAACGAGTTCGGGTCGTCCACAACCCACATCTCCAACATATTCAAGACCGTCATCTTCACGCCCCGGATCAACACGTCCAACAAGTCCTGAAGAAGAAAAACCTTTGTTGCAATTCGATTTAACTGAAGTTGAAAAAGGAAAGTTTCACACTTTAGTAACGAATTTGGGGGAAACTCTGTTTACGGTTCCTCCGGGTGTCTCGGTGAGGGCGCATGTGCAAAATATCGATTTAATTCCGATTTTTGCGCGATCCCCATCGCCTAGTGAACAATATAACTCGGAAATCGATGATGAACAAGAAAATGCGGAAACTTCGAACGCTCCTATTGCTGTTATAAAAAGTACAATTAATTCAGCACCAAGTACAACTTCCATACCAAgcacaacaaaaaaatctgttaataCAAGAACGGCGAGGCccgatttaaaagaaaaagatgacGATGAAGACGATGATGATGATatagatatattttaa